In the [Clostridium] colinum genome, one interval contains:
- the rlmN gene encoding 23S rRNA (adenine(2503)-C(2))-methyltransferase RlmN: MEKIDIKNLSLEELEQEIINIGEAKFRAKQIFEWLHKKNVFSFDEMTNLSKEFKQKLNDRFKITKIEIVDKLISSIDKTTKYLFKLENNHIIESVLMKYSYGNAVCISSQVGCRMGCTFCASTLDGLERSLTTAEMLSQIYEIQKDSKEKIRSIVLMGSGEPFDNFDNFLKFIEIINHKDGLNIGQRHITVSTCGIVPKIYELADKKMQINLALSLHSPTDEGRKNIMPIAKKYSIKEIIEACKYFANTTKRRVTYEYALIAGVNDSEQDAKEIIKLLKGSLSHINLIPVNDVKERNYIKSSKNQIRKFADTLIKAGIETTIRRELGSDINAACGQLRISYKY, from the coding sequence ATGGAAAAAATAGATATAAAAAACCTTAGCTTAGAAGAGCTAGAACAAGAAATAATAAATATAGGTGAAGCAAAGTTTAGAGCAAAGCAAATTTTTGAATGGTTGCATAAAAAAAATGTTTTTTCATTTGATGAAATGACCAACTTATCTAAAGAATTTAAACAAAAATTAAATGATAGATTTAAAATAACAAAAATTGAGATTGTAGACAAACTTATATCTAGTATAGATAAAACTACCAAATATTTATTTAAGTTAGAAAATAATCACATTATAGAAAGTGTATTAATGAAATACAGCTATGGAAATGCTGTTTGTATATCTTCTCAAGTAGGTTGTAGAATGGGTTGTACTTTTTGCGCTTCTACATTAGATGGACTTGAAAGAAGCTTAACAACAGCTGAAATGTTGTCTCAAATATATGAGATACAAAAAGATAGCAAAGAAAAAATAAGAAGTATTGTGCTTATGGGCAGTGGAGAACCATTTGATAACTTTGACAACTTTTTAAAATTTATAGAAATAATAAACCATAAAGATGGTTTAAATATAGGGCAAAGGCATATAACTGTTTCTACTTGTGGTATTGTACCTAAAATATATGAGCTTGCAGATAAAAAAATGCAAATAAATCTTGCGTTATCTTTACATTCACCAACAGATGAAGGAAGAAAAAACATTATGCCTATTGCTAAAAAATATAGTATTAAAGAAATAATAGAGGCTTGTAAATATTTTGCTAATACTACAAAAAGGCGAGTAACATATGAATATGCACTTATAGCAGGTGTTAATGATTCGGAGCAAGATGCTAAAGAGATAATAAAACTTTTAAAAGGTAGTCTTTCTCATATAAACCTTATACCAGTAAATGATGTTAAAGAAAGAAACTATATTAAAAGTTCTAAAAATCAAATAAGAAAGTTTGCAGACACACTTATAAAAGCAGGGATAGAAACAACTATAAGAAGAGAGTTAGGTAGCGATATAAATGCGGCTTGTGGCCAACTTAGAATAAGTTATAAATATTAG
- the pknB gene encoding Stk1 family PASTA domain-containing Ser/Thr kinase, protein MKLEPKTVVSDRYEILELIGVGGMANVYCAKDLKLDRKVSFKVLKEEFIDEEFIGKFSKEARAAARISHINIANVYDVGNDGNIYYIVMEYVDGYTLKDIIKTKAPFTNEEVLGISIQIANALEVAHSNNIVHRDIKPQNILVTKDGGIKVTDFGIARATTSNTITTDTMGSVHYFSPEQARGGYVDFKSDIYSLGIIMFEMITGKLPFDGDGVVQLAMKHINEPLPDMKELNPKISSSLEKIILKATNKNSDNRYSSTKELNLDLKKALSDESGKFVTENSIDEDSPTIVIKPEEIEQIKNMSKNIDNKVKEDKAVDKINQPAKNMEKAPKQSTKNISMPKINKEDDKSLDKKVTIWAIITSLLIIGVISGFLIVWLLSDGNSKVPDFKGKTWEEAVEIAKNKEIYITNTKEEYDPNIKEGAIIDQDIKAGQKVKKGSNINVTLSLGSGRFEVENFVGLDISEVYKKVENLSVELKEEYIYDNNIPIGKVVKQRPEGGTSLNPGDNLTLYISKGKEEDETSVAVPYLIGLSESEAKSKIKKEGLSVGKVSKVENDTVPEGNVIEQSISYGKEVPEGTAISIVISKGKKQTTESTTQAIVQDTSTEITTQAMSEYKETTTYQPVLKSENLVINPTLPEGVENVEVKVVKIVDGQSITIWSSNHNVSSFPLSITVTGDKPAQFELYIDGKLIGTEIKNFN, encoded by the coding sequence ATGAAACTAGAGCCAAAAACAGTTGTTAGCGATAGATATGAAATTTTAGAGCTAATAGGTGTGGGTGGTATGGCAAATGTATACTGCGCTAAAGATTTAAAACTAGATAGAAAAGTTAGCTTTAAAGTGTTAAAGGAAGAATTTATAGATGAAGAATTTATAGGAAAGTTTAGTAAAGAGGCTAGAGCTGCAGCAAGAATATCTCATATTAACATAGCAAATGTATATGATGTTGGTAATGATGGTAATATATATTATATTGTTATGGAGTATGTAGATGGTTATACTTTAAAGGATATTATAAAAACAAAAGCTCCTTTTACTAATGAAGAAGTTTTGGGTATATCCATACAAATAGCAAATGCTTTAGAAGTTGCACATAGCAATAATATTGTACACAGAGATATAAAGCCACAAAATATATTAGTAACAAAAGATGGTGGAATAAAAGTTACCGACTTTGGTATAGCAAGAGCTACTACCTCTAATACAATAACAACAGACACAATGGGTAGTGTACATTATTTTTCGCCAGAGCAAGCAAGAGGAGGATATGTAGACTTTAAAAGTGATATATATTCTCTTGGTATAATAATGTTTGAAATGATAACAGGTAAACTACCTTTTGATGGTGATGGTGTTGTTCAGCTTGCTATGAAACATATAAATGAGCCTTTACCAGATATGAAGGAGTTAAACCCTAAAATATCTAGCAGTTTAGAAAAAATTATTTTAAAAGCTACTAATAAAAATTCAGACAATAGATATTCTTCTACTAAAGAGCTTAATTTAGATTTAAAAAAAGCTTTATCAGATGAAAGTGGAAAATTTGTAACAGAAAATAGTATTGACGAAGATAGCCCAACTATTGTTATAAAACCAGAAGAAATAGAGCAAATAAAAAATATGTCAAAAAACATAGATAATAAAGTAAAAGAAGATAAAGCAGTTGATAAAATTAATCAACCAGCAAAAAATATGGAAAAAGCTCCAAAGCAAAGCACTAAAAATATATCTATGCCAAAAATAAATAAAGAAGACGATAAATCGTTAGATAAAAAAGTTACTATATGGGCTATTATAACATCTTTATTAATTATAGGTGTAATATCTGGATTTTTAATTGTTTGGTTATTATCGGATGGCAACTCTAAAGTTCCAGATTTTAAGGGAAAAACGTGGGAAGAAGCCGTAGAAATTGCAAAAAATAAAGAAATATATATAACAAATACAAAAGAAGAATATGACCCAAACATAAAAGAAGGAGCTATTATAGACCAAGATATAAAAGCCGGTCAAAAAGTTAAAAAAGGTAGTAATATAAATGTTACTCTTAGCTTAGGTAGCGGAAGATTTGAAGTAGAAAATTTTGTAGGACTTGATATATCAGAAGTATATAAAAAAGTTGAAAACTTAAGCGTAGAGCTTAAAGAAGAATATATATATGATAACAATATTCCAATAGGTAAAGTTGTAAAACAAAGACCAGAAGGTGGAACTAGCTTAAACCCTGGAGATAATTTAACATTATATATAAGCAAAGGTAAAGAAGAAGATGAAACAAGTGTAGCAGTGCCATATTTAATAGGACTTAGCGAAAGCGAAGCTAAGAGTAAAATAAAAAAAGAAGGACTATCTGTTGGTAAAGTTAGCAAAGTAGAAAATGATACTGTACCAGAAGGTAATGTTATAGAACAAAGCATAAGCTATGGCAAAGAAGTGCCAGAAGGAACAGCTATAAGTATTGTTATAAGCAAAGGTAAAAAACAAACAACAGAAAGTACAACTCAAGCAATTGTTCAAGATACATCAACAGAAATTACAACCCAAGCTATGTCAGAATATAAAGAAACAACAACTTATCAACCAGTTTTAAAATCTGAAAACTTAGTTATAAACCCTACATTACCAGAAGGTGTGGAAAATGTAGAAGTTAAAGTTGTAAAAATAGTTGATGGACAATCTATTACTATATGGTCTAGCAACCATAATGTAAGTAGTTTTCC
- the rsmB gene encoding 16S rRNA (cytosine(967)-C(5))-methyltransferase RsmB translates to MNAREIAVYALIDILEQQSYNNLTLKKLFNDNKNISPQDRAFITELVNGTLRNIIYIDYIINSFSNTKTKKMKPLILNILRISVYQMKFMDKIPVSAICNEAVIFTKKKKFNGLTGFVNGVLRNIARNIDNIVLPDEKNEPIEFLAIKYSYQKWVIEKWIAQFGYEQTKKICETNILSPKVCICINTNKTTKNELKDLLKNEGMNVEEGKITNNSLYITKTKNIAESNAFKNGLFHIMDESSMLLVDILNPKENETIIDVCSAPGGKSFYCSYLMKNTGQIFSRDIHNHKIDIMKDSVKRLNIKNITLELKDATKFYKENEEIADKLIIDATCSGFGIVRKKPDIKYTKTEDDIKELVEIQRDILKSSYKYVKKGGTLIYSTCTLFKEENEENIKWFCKNYGFELCNINTNLKIEYLQKGYITILPNMFNTDGFFIAKLKRIN, encoded by the coding sequence ATGAACGCTAGAGAAATTGCAGTATATGCACTTATAGATATATTGGAACAACAATCTTATAATAATTTAACATTAAAAAAACTTTTTAATGATAATAAAAATATAAGCCCACAAGACAGAGCTTTTATAACAGAACTTGTAAATGGTACATTAAGAAATATTATTTATATAGACTATATAATAAATAGTTTTTCTAATACAAAAACTAAAAAAATGAAACCACTTATATTAAATATATTAAGAATATCTGTATATCAAATGAAATTTATGGATAAAATACCTGTTTCTGCAATATGTAATGAGGCGGTAATATTTACTAAAAAGAAAAAATTTAATGGTCTTACTGGATTTGTAAATGGTGTTTTAAGAAATATTGCAAGAAATATAGATAATATAGTTTTGCCAGATGAAAAAAATGAGCCAATAGAATTTTTAGCTATAAAATATTCTTATCAAAAATGGGTAATTGAAAAATGGATAGCACAATTTGGCTATGAACAAACAAAGAAAATATGTGAAACAAATATATTATCTCCTAAAGTATGTATATGTATAAACACAAATAAAACTACAAAAAATGAATTAAAAGATTTACTTAAAAATGAAGGTATGAACGTAGAAGAAGGTAAAATAACAAACAATAGTTTATATATAACAAAAACAAAAAATATAGCAGAAAGCAATGCCTTTAAAAATGGTCTTTTTCATATTATGGACGAAAGCTCTATGTTGTTAGTAGATATATTAAATCCTAAAGAAAATGAAACCATAATAGATGTATGCTCAGCACCAGGAGGTAAGTCTTTTTATTGTTCATATCTTATGAAAAATACAGGACAAATTTTTTCTAGAGATATACACAACCATAAAATAGATATTATGAAAGATTCTGTAAAAAGACTTAATATAAAAAATATAACATTAGAGCTAAAAGATGCTACAAAATTTTATAAAGAAAATGAGGAGATAGCAGATAAATTAATTATAGATGCTACTTGTTCGGGGTTTGGTATAGTAAGAAAAAAACCAGACATAAAATATACTAAAACAGAAGATGATATAAAAGAGCTTGTAGAAATACAAAGAGATATATTAAAATCATCTTATAAATATGTTAAAAAAGGTGGTACACTTATATATAGTACCTGTACATTATTTAAAGAAGAAAACGAAGAAAACATAAAATGGTTTTGTAAAAATTATGGATTTGAACTTTGTAATATTAATACAAATTTAAAAATAGAATATTTACAAAAGGGATATATAACTATTTTACCTAATATGTTTAATACAGACGGATTTTTTATTGCAAAGTTAAAAAGAATAAATTAG
- a CDS encoding rhomboid family intramembrane serine protease, giving the protein MQYLKKLKYNSPVILTFALICLVILVLGYVTSGYTTTKFFCVYRSSLVDPLSYIRVFTHILGHFNFQHFFNNFLIILIVGPMLEEKYGSKLILLLIVITAFITGIVQIVISKDALLGASGIAFMLIILTSFTNVEDGRIPITTVLIATMYIGKEIYYGIFINDNISQLTHIIGGICGIIIGMFISKHYKRRNYL; this is encoded by the coding sequence ATGCAATATTTAAAGAAATTAAAATATAATTCACCAGTTATATTAACTTTTGCTTTAATATGTTTAGTAATATTAGTATTAGGTTATGTAACAAGTGGATATACTACAACAAAGTTTTTTTGTGTATATCGTTCAAGCCTTGTAGACCCATTATCATATATAAGAGTTTTTACTCATATATTAGGGCATTTTAATTTTCAACATTTTTTTAATAACTTTTTAATAATACTTATAGTAGGACCTATGCTAGAAGAAAAATATGGAAGTAAGCTAATATTATTACTTATTGTTATAACAGCTTTTATAACAGGAATTGTACAAATAGTTATATCAAAAGATGCACTTTTAGGAGCTAGTGGGATAGCTTTTATGCTTATTATTTTAACATCTTTTACTAATGTTGAAGATGGTAGAATACCTATAACTACAGTGCTTATTGCTACAATGTATATAGGAAAAGAGATATATTACGGTATTTTTATTAATGATAATATATCACAATTAACGCATATTATAGGTGGTATTTGCGGTATAATAATTGGTATGTTTATATCTAAACATTATAAAAGGAGAAACTATTTATGA
- a CDS encoding Stp1/IreP family PP2C-type Ser/Thr phosphatase translates to MIGFGNTNVGKTRKTNQDYVYINNEPIGSLDNLYIIADGVGGHNAGEVASESAIDFFEKFIYETEDDEVLDLLVSALAYANEQVFKLSKTNKQYENMGTTLLAVTIKNNKIFIVHVGDCRLYGIRNNKIVQMTSDHTYAMDLFKAGIISKEEAEQSKDSNILTRAIGTEKNVKADALFCDVFEDDIFIMCSDGLSDMVSNDEIFEISSKDIETEDKVEYLIQKANENGGKDNIAVIVIEKQR, encoded by the coding sequence ATGATAGGCTTTGGTAACACTAATGTGGGTAAAACTAGAAAGACAAATCAAGATTATGTATATATAAATAATGAACCAATAGGTAGCCTCGATAATTTATATATTATTGCAGACGGAGTTGGTGGGCATAATGCTGGAGAAGTTGCTAGTGAATCTGCAATAGATTTTTTTGAAAAGTTTATATATGAAACTGAAGATGATGAAGTATTAGATTTATTAGTGTCTGCATTAGCTTATGCAAATGAACAAGTATTTAAACTATCAAAGACAAACAAGCAATATGAAAATATGGGTACAACTTTACTTGCTGTAACTATAAAAAATAATAAAATATTTATAGTACATGTAGGTGATTGTAGGTTATATGGAATAAGAAATAATAAAATAGTTCAAATGACCTCAGACCATACTTATGCTATGGACCTTTTTAAAGCAGGTATTATATCAAAAGAAGAGGCGGAACAATCAAAAGATTCTAATATTTTAACAAGAGCTATAGGTACAGAAAAAAATGTAAAAGCAGATGCTTTATTTTGTGATGTATTTGAAGATGATATATTTATAATGTGTTCAGACGGTCTAAGTGATATGGTATCTAACGATGAAATTTTTGAAATATCATCTAAAGATATAGAAACAGAAGATAAAGTGGAATACCTTATACAAAAAGCTAATGAAAATGGCGGAAAAGACAATATAGCCGTTATTGTTATAGAGAAACAGAGGTGA